The window GGTCTAAATGTTATTCTACCCAGTCGGTGATCACTAGGTGGCTACCCTTGAGTTCGACAACAACTTTTTGGTGCTCTTTCCAGCCCAGCTTTTTTACAAAAGCTTTCGGCAACGTCAGCATATAGCTCTCGCCATCTTTACCAGTTTTTTGCAGTTTGCGAATGTTTACTTCACTAGATTTCTTATCGCCCATCTTGCCCCTCCTTAACGTTCAGATTATATAATCGATTATATAATCTGAACTACATTCAATAAACTATTTAGCCATAAAAAATATACGTACCATTCATATTAATTATAAATACTGTTATGCTGCCTTCATGAGTTTTGTAGTTAATCAGATTATTTCTTACCGTGATCTGTGCAATGAAGAAGAGCAAGAACAGCTTCAGAGAGGTATGAATTTTGAATTGCGACCAGGCTATTCTGTAGTGTTAATGTCGGTCAAGCCGAATGCGCCGTATGCAGACAGAATATCTGGCGATGGTCTTACTATCTACTATGAGGGCCATGATGTGCCGGGTGATAAGTTAA of the Candidatus Nomurabacteria bacterium genome contains:
- a CDS encoding AbrB/MazE/SpoVT family DNA-binding domain-containing protein, which encodes MGDKKSSEVNIRKLQKTGKDGESYMLTLPKAFVKKLGWKEHQKVVVELKGSHLVITDWVE